The Rhizobium rhododendri nucleotide sequence CCGTGGCATTTTCCAAGACGCCGCAACAGAAAAAGATGGCGGCTTACAAGGACGAACTGGTCGAAATCATGAATGGTTATGTAGAAACCATATTCGGATGTACGAAGCTGAGTATCAAAAATCGTATTGCGATATATGTGCAGTCAAAGATCATCAATCTGAAGTCGAAAAATCTTTCGTTGGCGGCGTTGTATCTTTTCCGGACGTCTAGACGGGCGAGAAATTTCATTCGGTGAAAATTGAGTGTGTCCACATCAGGCCTATCTCTATTTGCCACCAAGGCTCCCGACCATGTCTTTCGTGACCTCGACGATAAGGGATCTTAGCCAGCGGTGAGCCGGGTCTTGGCGATAGCGCACGTGCCAGGCCATTTCGACGGGAAATGTGCCGAGGTCCACGGGCGCAGGCAGGACCCGCAATCGCGGGTCCGCAGCAAGGTGGCGGCAAATAAGGCCGGGCAGGGTGGCGCAGTAGTCCGTCACGGCGATCATCTCCGGCACGGCCAGAAAGTGGGTGACGGACACAGCGACCTCGCGGTTCAAGCCCTTCTGTCCAAGCGCCTGGAAAAGACCGGCCCGCAGCCGTCCAGGCGGGATGACGTTGACATGCTTGAGGGTCTCGTACTGTTCCCGTGAAATACCGTCGCGGATGTCGGGATGTCCGGCTCTCACCACGCAGGCCAGCCCGTCGTCCATCAGGTGCTGGACGACCAGATTATCCGGCGGATCTACGATCCGGCCCATCACCATATCGGTCGCACCGGATACCGCGCCGGCTTCCGTGGCATCGTTGTTGAAGGGTATGAGACGCAGCCTGATGCCGGGCGCGCGTTCGCGTAGTTTCGAAACGATCGAGGGCATCAGGACAA carries:
- a CDS encoding LysR substrate-binding domain-containing protein translates to MKYDLNLLPVFIVMMEERNVTRAAERLGITQPALSNALNRLRETLRDPLFIRERYGMRPTQMAEELAPVIIDALAKIDEAIVGQQDFDPWHAERLFTIAPNSYVEFVLMPSIVSKLRERAPGIRLRLIPFNNDATEAGAVSGATDMVMGRIVDPPDNLVVQHLMDDGLACVVRAGHPDIRDGISREQYETLKHVNVIPPGRLRAGLFQALGQKGLNREVAVSVTHFLAVPEMIAVTDYCATLPGLICRHLAADPRLRVLPAPVDLGTFPVEMAWHVRYRQDPAHRWLRSLIVEVTKDMVGSLGGK